Below is a window of Plasmodium gaboni strain SY75 chromosome 11, whole genome shotgun sequence DNA.
AATCAGAAGAATTTAATTTTGAGAATTTAATAGCATATATAAGAAATCATATAATTGTTGATAGAAAAGATGTTTTCTCAGATTTTGTTATGACTGATGGTGATGTTAAATCATGTAATGTAATGATAGATGATATGGAATATtcaaattataatttaagTGACAAAGCAAAAATAAAACCAGGAATTATTGTTctaataaatgaatatgatTGGGAAATTCTAGATACCTATAcatacaaaataaaaaataatgataaaatatgtttCTTATCAACATTACATGGTGGTTAATAATAAGACAcgtattaatatataataatatataattaatttttatgtaatttttttttaatactttttttttttataattataccaaaaaaaaatttaatgtgatatatgaatatataatttcttaaTTGTTAccacatatatatatatatatatatatatgtacatgttttatgtttattttattttattttttttttatttccaaaagggatatttattaattaatgtatataattatatattttttaaaactaatcaattattattttaaaatatttttatgttatatatatttaaatattttatacttttttggatatcaataaaatatcttctatatataatatattatagtattaatatgtttatCACAAAACATGtcaatataattttatttcaaaaaattatatttatacaataaaataaaaaaaatcGAAAAGAAGTTAATAATGGGgtaatataattatgaaaatatagaaaaacAAAGACTATAGAgtcatataattattttcatataagactaaaaaaaaaaaaaaaaaagtgtatttataaaagacaaagaaaagaaataattaaacagacgatttgtttttatttctttagaatgaaaatttttaattacaTATGTGGTCGTCCTTTAAGAAATGGTGGTACTGCTCcacttatatataaccCTGTTAGAAAATGgttaataattttaatgatACTGTATATCTGTTTATCAATTTTATCatatcttatttttttattccCTAAAGCATCTGATTTACAGTGTCTTGCCTTAATTGATTCATTGTTcaatttttctttatcaaTAGGTAATatgatttaataaaataattataaaaataaataaacaaatacttatatatataaataaataaatatatatatatatatatatatatatatattatctaatgaatgtaatatatttcatttcttttcattttatttttttattattaagGCGTTTCGTATGTGATGGCTCCTTATTACTCTATCATAAGTTGCAGAGAGTGGGGTACCGAATACGAATGGAGTATAGTAGCTGTTGTTTCAGCAGTTATGGCCattattgatatattttctaGTTGTTATggtatatatgtattatatactATCACTAGTGTTGTATTTAATAAAAGGATTGGTATGAATAATGACTGCAATTCATATAATGCTGTACTTTTCTTTTCTGCCAATTCAATTTTAgtttttcttcatttatcTGTTGCTACAGTTTCTACTGTGGTTTATTTCTTACTTATGAAAGGAATAGATAAGCAGTTGGAAGataatagaaatattatatgatcattttttttttttttttttttttttttcttttttggtccttaatacatattattacatatttgaaaaatatatatatttttttttaattaattgacatattaattataaataaaaattacaaaaatataataaatattgacatatatatatatatatatatatttatttatttatttatttatttatttatttattttttatttatttttatttatttttattttttcttcatttgtTATATCCTTAAGTATAAAAACTAATCCACAAATTATTAGTGTAACTCCAAAGAACcaaaaaaattttcttttttcatGAAAAAATACAATACCGCATAAAGcacttaaaaaaaaatttaagGAAAAATTTAGGACAGTTGCATAAAAGGCAGAATAATGTTTCATTAATAAAACATAGTGCTTAAGCATAATCATATTACAtagtataaataaaaaaatatatataattcttattattatttgtgTTATGAATGACGTGGTGATTATATCTTTGTCGTATATAAATGTGGAAAAGTCTGAAGActtcttaaaaaaaacagaaGCTAACGTTCCAGCTGTGCTACTAATAAAAGAATGAATGTGGTTAGAGTTGTAGATTTTGTTTATCCATTTTTTCACTTCCATGATTAAcctatatttatttaatagtggacaaaatagaaatatatatgtagtTACAAATACTATAGTAGTTTCTTgaatgtatataaaaaagatattatattttacatacataaataaataaatatatatatatatatatatataaatttttatgttcTTACGAAAAAATATGGTTGTTCTTATGGTTTGAAGTAAATTAGAATAAAAGTTAAAAATTGTGTGCtttgtatatatgtttaatttCAATGGACTGGGAAATCTTTTTGTATGTGGTAAGACTGAATTAATTTCTTCAGCCGGTTTTTTTGAGTTTTTGGGTTTTGCTGATATTCTTTCTTTGAATAAACGTTGAAAATGTTctaatataaaagaaaagaaagctcagaatttatattaaaataaaatatatatttaaataaaatgtatataatatataattttttatattctttttaatagATACACAAAACTAATTAAgtcttatatataaacataaatgtatattaaaaatttatatatataataatattttaatatgtttatatattttattttttttattttttatgtacCAATTTCATTTTGATTTAAGGTAGCGAGTACATCTGCTAAATGTTtaacttttttattttcaacctttttattcatttctCCTTAGAAGTTGTAACATTTCTTATTTTGAATTgattcttttaatattttttttgaaataagtaaaatatttaattaacaagaattataaatgtataaagatatacatatatatatatatatatgtatgttaAAAGAATGttagaaaaatatttatgtgcataaatatttcataaaattttaaacaaaaaaataaataaaataatacgtatgtattatatatatatttatggAGACATAATAgtaaaatgtatataatatttgtatgGGACAgctatatataattatttatttatattaaatatatatatatatatatatatatatatatatatatatatatagaataaataaaatattcaaaattGTGTATATAccaagaaaaaaaaaaaaaaaaaaaaaaaaaaaagggaaAAGAGCaagttatatatactttaaaaacattttatttataatccacatatttatatatatttatatattaaggttaaaaaaaaaaaataataaataaatacattatatatggattatatattttaattaaatccagaataaaatagaatatgttaattaataaaaaaaaaacataaaaaaaaaaaaaatgtataaagtataatataataaagtaGAAATTAACTATACTTTTAAATCACACAACTTTAGCCATCTATGTGGGTAAATAAAttaacaatataataatatatatatatatatatatatatatatttttgtgtTTTTAACAATTTGACTGGGGATCGTTCACATTTATATAGaataaatcattttttttcttcttctttttttcatcatacGAATGAATATTCTTAGAAGAGATACTTGAGTGTTTTTTCTTggtaaatatatttttgactaaataattttgtgtgctaaattttttgttaaGTAGAtagtttttattttgtaataatTTAGAGTTGTTTGAGGATTCTACTTCTTTTTTATctgtaataataaaacatttgACATCTTTGTATATAACCCTTATTGTTGTATGTGGTTTAAAAATGAATCTATTTTTAAATTGTTGTAATAAGAAATTTTTAAGTGTTTCTGATACATTAATTTTACCAGGTATACCATTACTTTCCATTAAATTTCCTGTTAATACATCAATACCCCAAAGATCATATCTTAATCGCCCTGAACCAATAACACCACCTACACATGAACCATAATGTAATCCAATTCtcatatttaaatttggaatatataatttttctcttatttctttaataaTTCTAATCATAGAGTAGGCCATTTCTAAAACACGTTCAGTACCATCTACTGGATCATAATCCTTATTATCTTCAGTAACAGGTTCACTAATAGCTACATAAGCATCACCAATAGtacataatttatataatccATATTTTGTACTATCATTATCAAATTTTGCAAATAACTTTTGTAACAATGTTAAAACTTCAGATGCATCCACACCATTTGCCCATGATGTAAATCCACAAATATCAGCAAAAAGAAATGTCAATCTATCATGTGTATATGctaattttaatttatcttGTTGAAATTCTTCTAATACATGTTTTGGTAACATATCATTTAAAAGTTCTGTTGCTCTATTTTCTGTTTTCTTTGCACTTTCATTTGCATAAAAAGTTCGTCTATCTATTGATTCTTTACAATAGGTGgaaattaaattaaaagCTACATACCAAGGTATTAATAACACAGTCGAATCTGTTGTTATTGTTTTTACAACACTGGTTGCTATAAAAGTTAATGACATAGTAATAAATAACAAATCTACTAAGATACACGTTTGGAATAACATTCCTGTGTTATGATGTAATATAactaaataaaaaaaaaattcaataGTATCATTTGTCATCCATATGGTATATGATGTTGTCTGATCTGTTTCTGATATAGCCCATAAATATGCTATTGAAAATACACAAGCTGCtgatatgaataataaatttaaaaagaatatcatccattttatgtttaataAAGATGAGACTTCAGGCCGTGTTctataatgaaataaaagCCATAACACAAATCcaaaaaatgtatatacTGATCGAACTGACCAATAAGCAAAATAGTTTATATGTAATGTTTGTGTTGCTCTTTTATGATCAACAAATACTATAGATACAGTACTAGATATTAAAGTTTGCATAACAAATGTAactaaaaatataattaagGCTTGTTCAATTGAATTGATATTAGATTTGTTACTATAAAAATGTGCTCTATATTTTGCTTCTAAATTTTTATCACTAAATTTTAAGAATATCCATTCACTGTTTAAAGCAATTATTCTTTTAGATGATTTATCTTGTTctccttttttatatgatttattattttcttctttatttattttaccGATAAATGGGAAaatattcaatatataagaaaataaataaaaaaaattaaatgattttttatttgaatgTATCTTACttaattcttctttttctatatcctttttaatatttgcatcttttcttatatttttcaaataatttttttttatattacttaGCTTTTTATGATACATTACATGATATACATGATCATGATTATTACAATCATTTGGAGTACAATAATTTTCATTGCAATTTTCACACTTTTTTGAACACATTAATATGTTTTTGTAATCTTCTTCATTATGTTCAATTAGTTCTTTACTTacatcatatatattattatttagaTTTGTCTTATTATGAtgattatttaataataattcatcATCTTCTTCAACCATTTGTCCGTTAGGGTAATCATTATTAGGATTTATAATATGTCCTTCGTTTAAATGTCCATATTCATAGCATCTCTTATTTGTATTTAcactttttatttttactttatttttgtattcATTTGTTGGTTCATTTCTTATTACATTTTcattcaaataatataatgaatCACTTACAGAAAGTTTATTCATTCCAATACGTAGatcttttatatcatcaaaATCTTTATGACTTTcaatatatgtattaaaatttgttcctgtatcattattaagtccattatttaaaaatgtcatattataaatatctttttgttttaattgATATCCCACAGCTGTTCCTATTTTGAGGTTTcttaattttataatttcaCAATAATGTGTATTCACatctttaatatattcattagGTAAATCATTCAAAGATAAATCTTTAAGatttacataataattactAGTATCTCCATCGATTGTATTAAAtgtattcatattattatttattataccttcatttatattaccatcattattttgattaattttatttgaataGAAACCAATAATATTTTGAGTCTTATCATAATTTAGATTATTACTTAAATCATCTTCATATAATTCTGATATAAAATGACCTTTTTGTTCTACATCGTCACGAAGAAATGGATAATTTAAACCAATCACTGATGTCAATAGGTAGGTTGTCATGATACCTTTTCCTTTGATTTCTGTTTCTTtcttttcatatattaatgtttTATCATCTTTAACTAAATTATACGTAGCTTCAgatatatgtatataatcAGGTTTACCTGTGGTTTTCATTCTTGATGCTGTATTAACAGTATCACCAAAAAGGGCATATTGTGGTTTCTTTGAACCAACAACTCCTGCAATAATTCGTCCTGAATGTATACCTACTTTGACTCGTATACGTGTTGGTTtgttattatcattattagtattatcattttcattttccTCTTTATTGAATGAGTCATTTACATTATGTGTATCATCATTAGTATCATCAAATGAatcatttttctttaacatcatttttgaattttcatatttaatatgACTACTTACATGAAGAATGGACAAAGCAAAATCTATAGAATCATGTGCATCTTCTTGACCTTTCATTtggttatatatatgttgatTAGTAGCATCATCGTCATCAAAAAATTCACCATCATCATCAGaagtattattattattattgttattgttattgttgttgttgttatttttattcttcctctttttactattataattattattatttatattatcattattattattactatatgtattattttccAACTCGTCTTCGTCTTTTTCCCTTTTTACCAAACCACAAGCTGCCAAATATGTTTCAAAAACTGTTTCAATTTTTGTACAATTAAATTGTTCAGTGCATTTATcaaaacataaaaataatctGTCTAATACTTCCACTAGGCGAGTAGGTTCAATACTGGCCAcaatattttgaaaatcatatatatcacAAAAAATTATGGTGACAGTACTAATATCTTCTGCTTTTAATGAAATAGGGATACcttcttcatttaattCTGAATATATCATTTCGTCAACAACAAAAGGGGGTAACATTGTATTTAAAATTTCTCTTTGTTTTCTTCTTGATGATTCTACTGAATATTCCAATAAgaaattttttctttgaTTATACTCTAATCGATAACCGACAAAGCCAACAAAAACATCAACACCAATAAATAGGGGTATATAATGTGCTAACCCTTTTTTATCTAAAAAATGATCACCATTAAATCGTATAATGAATAAGcctaaaaatataatattacataaaaCAGCATTGACAAAAGGTAATCTTAATATAACAAAAGTATATAATGGAAATAGAACTGCTTGAAATACTCCATCGATATGTGTTACGGAATAGCTAACCACATGATAagttattattaatataacGACAGCActaataattttattaaaattttctataaatatattagGGAAAAATGTTGTAACAGTAGCAGCTAATAAAACTAATTCTAATAAAAGtgataagaataatataaataaatcaGTAGATGCATCTGATGGCATATTCCATAATTGGCTCAGAGATGATTCTAATTTCCaaacatataaaaagaatactcctaataataaaaatataaaacgATACCAAGGTGtaaatgttttataaaatttattttttttatgtatttgAAATCCTGATTCTAATTGCATATCTTTAAATGCCAATGTAAATCTATTAATTAAATGACTGACTTTAACTATTTCTTTTTGGgtattttcatttttctttttattattaattgaGCTATTTGAACTAGTATAGGAAAATTCCGAAAGTGAatcattatcataatattcAGCTCTATTTtgaattatatgataatattttttattgaCATCTAAAGCTTCAGGTATATTTTCCATACgttcattatttttaaaatatatatgttcttCATTTATTCTGAATCTTTTTCCAGGTGGTAATAAATCTActaaaaatgtatttttcAATGGATTTAAACAGTTTTTCATATCAGCCATTATAGATTCATCTATTCTGGAATTAATTACTTTATAATCTTTTGTTACCTTAGAATTTGATGGTATGTTATAAAACATATGACTATCGTTAAAACTATACGTTGTATCATTTTCTGTGAATTCGTTTTTATAATCCATCATAGTACTATTAATTAAACTCCTATCATCACTTTTAAACCCATCTTTTTCATCATGGTGACTGGATATTTTATTGTCATATGATTTATTGTCAATATATTTTGCATCATTTATACATTCTCTTTTTCTTAAAGAAGTAATATTAGGATTGATTTCATAATCTTCTTCACTctgttttatataatccgtttcatttttatttaacCTAATATTGTTTTGGCTCTTAATGGAGAGATTATTTTGATCAACTTGTGTATGactaaatatattattactattatatTGAATATGGTTATCATTAAATTCGTTTTTGTTATGATCATTagtataattattattattattattattatcatcatcattttttatattattattatttgtaattATGCTCTGATTTACATTCATGCTTGTaattttattgtttttttttttttttttttcattcttAAAGGAAACTAAATTTTCCTTCGCATGCACAACTTGCTCTGATAACACAACTTTTAATCCTTTATACTTTTGCTCTTCATCCATATGAATATTTGATTTACTATAAGAAGGATCCTTTTCAAATTTACAATTCTTTGACTTTAGCAAagaattagaaaaaaaaggttCCTTCATAAATTGCTCATTGCATTTACTCTGATCCTGTCCAGATTTAAAAGAATGATGATCCATAGTATTTTGTCTTGCCACATTTGTATCATATTTCTTActataatttcttttaaatttatattttagTTTTTTTCCAAATTTTCtcaattttataaatttatttttaccAGATATGGAGaaaatgtatttatttttattatgtttttcTTGATATTGTTCAAATAACCAATGATTTAcaacattatatatatttggaaataatatagattttgtaaaattaataaacatatatgaaataatacACGTACTAAAccataatattaatagtacATATAAAGGAGCCCACAAAAATGTTTGTCTGAAAACTTCtcttatatattcatttgataaatatgcaaaacatataaaaagaatagATGGAAAAAACACAAATAAAAAGCAACCGAAACATGTTATAAGTATAGATGGAGACCATAAGGATCCTTCTAAAAATAATCGTAATATTGAAATCAATAGACATCCTATAAAACATATACTGCCAAATGTATTAATTGTAATAACTTCACCATTATTCAAATGAGAATTTTCTTTAAGTGCTGCATATGcaaaaaagtatataatcattgaataaaatatggCTTCAAAAATCCATGGTAAGAATTTAAAACaattcatattatattttcttctacTTAAGGCATAAAATAATggtatattatataaaatatcataatttaaattatgttgtaaaaacatataatatattataggTATAAAAACCCAAAATATACTAAAAAAggtatataataattctgGATAAATTTTTACACAACTCCAAGAAGCATAAGcttgataaaaaaaaattggTAATATAAGAAGtatgtttttaaaaaaattccaatataatataatactaatagtatataaatgttttgatccatatataaataataatttccTTAAATAACAAAATTTCTTTATACAATAATCGGAATATCCAGCAGATATAATACAATCTGATGTCATTATACTTACACCTATATTCGCTTCTTGTATCATTGCTATATCATTTGCACCATCTCCTATAGCTAATGTATTTGGAGTTGGATATAatctattttttattaactGTACTAAAAAAGCTTTTTGTTTCGCTGTAATTCGACAAGCTATAACAACATCACATGTACAAGCCATATTTAAAAAGTGTGTTTGTAAATCAGTATGATTTAAGAAGGTTTGTAAATTTCGACCATTAActaataaacataaattttcatatggttttttttcttctttctCCAATTgaaataattcatataatgCCATACCTTctctttttaattttttcgTATTAGTATTTTCTAACATAGCATGAAATATTTTCGtatgtttatttaaaaatttacataaaaatgaaacatGTAATGAATATTCAACATTATCACCAGTTAACATCCATATTCGTATACCTGATtgatttaatatatcaattGTCTTTGGTACTTTTTCTTGTAAACCATTTTTTACACCTGTTATTCctaaatatattaaatcCTTTTCAAATTCCTCTGCAACCTTTTCTAATCTTTcttgtttattatatatagatgAACAAGCATCATTATACattcttttatatctaATAGTTTCTTCTTCACTTAAATACCTAAATGCAAAAATCATAGATCTTAATCCTTTCACAGAAAATTTACGTAATTGTTTTTCTAATCTTCGATAACgttctttatatttattactATCACCATTATTTGTATCATAACAATCTTCTTTGTCTTCATATGCATATGAgtatttttcattttccattgcatctatattattataatcataatgataattataataataattactattattattactattattattactattatggttactattatttttatcatttttgtttatGTTGTTGTTATTACTATCTAGGGTATATTCACCAAATAAAACCTTTGGTCTGTTATTCTTAAAATTTTTCAAACTGAGCGATTTACTTTTTTGGAATTCTTctatattaatatcattagttcttaattcattataatcttcccgtttttgtttatatttctgtacgtttttatttcttctcTTTCTTGACATTTTTCTATCTAAAAATTTActatattttaaatttagTAAGGATAAAATAGATGAATCCGAACcttttacatataatattgatCCAGATTCCATTGAGTCAGGTTTTACAACAATAGACATTTTCCCTCTTCTATTTGTAAATTCATTGACACCTATAATGGAccatttattaaatgaacCATCAATCTCAATACACATggtatttttatttcttaataCTAATCTATATCCTAAAAAACTTGAACTATATATAAGGCATTCTTCGTCTAATGAACTCGATTGATATTTTATAGCATccaaatatatatgtgattcaaagttgttattattactacTCATATGACTCATATGAATActgttattattattattaatatatttattattactatcTATATGTTTcatgtatttatatttttctaattcattataagggagttccatatttttatctGCTATTCGTGAATCTGTTCTTTCTTCGAATCCTAAATCACTCTTTCCACTTGCAAATGATACAATTTCTgaatttttctttttttttttactaaAAGCCGACTCTTCGTTGGGATATGTTTCTTCATCATATCTATTACTTATAAGATTATTTATAGgtattaatttttcttttgatATTTGCTTAAAAGAAACAGCACTATGtcttttattaaatgatctgttaattttttcactattattattattaaaataataattcttaAAATCATTACTTTTATCCTggttattataaattatacTATTTGATTTAAAATCTTTTATCCTTGagaatatatttctattgTTACTTCctttcatatataataaccTTTTCCATCTGCTcgtttcttttttttcaagtcctttatatatatctgATCCTTTATAAGTTACAgaacttttttttctctttcGATAACTTTTATCAAGGaatatttttgattttattttatttcttaaataactatttttatttttcaagTTATTATTCCTATATGTATAATCGTGTAAGGTTCTTTGattagaaaatatttttctattattGCTGCATGTTTGGCTTCTTTTCattctatattttttgttatcCATATATTCATGCATGTCTCCACAATGACTTacattattaaaaagtgttttttctctttttctttttgcTTCATCTTGGTTAGCATAATAATCTGTGGATGATTCGAAAATCATATCATTTCTATTCTTCATATAATCATTAGAAAACTgtttgttattattattgttattattattgttaaaattattgttaaaattattgttaaaattattgttgttgttgtttATATTGTATCTGTCCATATTATTAGAAATTCCTTTGGAACTTCTAGA
It encodes the following:
- a CDS encoding putative ubiquitin-related modifier 1, which produces MKTKIELKFLGGLESYLANKSKNYVSLEIESEEFNFENLIAYIRNHIIVDRKDVFSDFVMTDGDVKSCNVMIDDMEYSNYNLSDKAKIKPGIIVLINEYDWEILDTYTYKIKNNDKICFLSTLHGG
- a CDS encoding putative membrane protein (conserved Plasmodium membrane protein, unknown function), which produces MKIFNYICGRPLRNGGTAPLIYNPVRKWLIILMILYICLSILSYLIFLFPKASDLQCLALIDSLFNFSLSIGVSYVMAPYYSIISCREWGTEYEWSIVAVVSAVMAIIDIFSSCYGIYVLYTITSVVFNKRIGMNNDCNSYNAVLFFSANSILVFLHLSVATVSTVVYFLLMKGIDKQLEDNRNII
- a CDS encoding putative membrane protein (conserved Plasmodium membrane protein, unknown function) — translated: MEVKKWINKIYNSNHIHSFISSTAGTLASVFFKKSSDFSTFIYDKDIITTSFITQIIIRIIYIFLFILCNMIMLKHYVLLMKHYSAFYATVLNFSLNFFLSALCGIVFFHEKRKFFWFFGVTLIICGLVFILKDITNEEKIKINKNK